The DNA segment TTTGAGTGGTTAAAATCACTAGAGATTGAACCAGTTGTTAAACATATGTATTTAAAAGCTGATGAGATTATAGAAAAAAAGATAAAAACTGCTTTGAAAAAGAGATTTATTAGAAAAGATGATGAGGAAAATATTAGAAAACTTTGCCAAACAGTAATTGCAGAGTATTTACATCAACCTCAAAATCAAATAAAAACTATCTCTAAAGAGAATAAGTGTGATATTGTAGTTGGCACAGTACAATCAATTTTTGGATTAAAATCTGATGTAAATATGTCAAGTAGTCATGACTGTGATAAATTTAAAATAAATTAATAGGATTAAATAAAAATGAAATTTTCTCAAATGTTTATACCAACAACAAAAGAGACACCAAGTGATGCAACACTTCCTTCGCATCAATTTTTAATAAGAGCTGGTTTTATACTTCAAACTGGTGCTGGTATTTATGATTATATGCCTTTAGGAAAAATTGTATTAGATAAAATTAGAGCAGTTGTAAAAGAGGAGATGGACAAAAGCGGTGCAAATGAAGTGCAATTTGGTTTTGTAACTCCTTTATCATTTTGGGAAGAGTCAGGTAGAGCAACTGCCATGGGAGCTGAACTTTTAAAATTCAAAGATAGAAAAGGTATGGGATTTGTTTTAAGCCCAACAAATGAAGAGGCTGTTGTAAATATGGTAAAAAACAGAATCACTTCATATAAAGATTTACCAATTAATCTTTATCAAATCTATACAAAATTTAGAGATGAAGCAAGACCTAGATTTGGACTTATGAGAGGTAGAGAATTTTTAATGAAAGATGCCTACTCTTTCCATGCTAGCCATGAAGATTTAGTAAGAGAGTTCAATCTTATGGAGCAAACATATAAAAATGTTTACAATAGATTAGGACTTGATTATAGAGTAGTTTCAGCAGATAGTGGAGCTATTGGTGGAAGTGGTTCAAAAGAGTTTATGGTTTTAGCTAACTCAGGGGAAGATACTCTTGTAATTTGCCCAAGTTGTGAATATGGAGCAAATATTGAAGCAGCAGTTAGAAAACCAAACAAAAAAGAGCCATTGGAAACAGTATCTTTAGAAAAAGTAAAAACACCAAATTGTAAAACAATAGCAGAAGTTAGTGATTTTTTAAAAGCAGATGCTTTTTATTCAATGAAAGCAGTTATGAAAAAAGCTGTTTATGAAAACTCATCTGAAGTTGTTCTGTTTTTTGTAAGAGGAGTAGATGAGCTAGAGGAGACAAAAGCTTGTAATGCAGTCGCTGCTTTAAGTTTGGAAGATGCAAGTGAAGAAGAGGTAAAAGCAGCAGGCTTAGTTCCAGGATATTGTGGAATTATTGATTTACCTGAAAATATCAAAGTATTTGTTGATAATGAGTTAAAAGAGGATAATAATCTAGTTTGTGGAGCAAATGAAGAAAACTATCACTATAAAGGTGTAGATTTAACTTCACTACAAAATCTAAATTTTGCAGATCTTATTGCAGTTCAAGAGGGAGATACTTGCTCTTGTTGTGGTGGAAAATTGGAGTATAAAAAAGGGATTGAAGCTGGACATATTTTCCAACTTGGAACTAAATACTCACAAGCAATGGATGCAAAATTCTTAGATTCAAATGGAAAAGCACAACCTTTTGTTATGGGATGTTATGGAATTGGAGTTAGTAGATTAGTTGCAGCTGTAATTGAACAAAACCATGATGAAAAAGGTTGTATTTGGACAAAAGAGACAGCTCCATTTTTGGTTGATATAATAGTTTCAAATGCAAAAAATGAAGATGAGTTAGCAGAGGGAATGAAAATATATAACTCTTTAAAAGCTTCAGGAGTTGAGGTTTTGATTGATGATAGAATTCAACAAAGATTTGGTTTCAAAATGAGTGATTTTGAGCTTATAGGTTTCCCTTATGCAGTTGTAGTTGGTAAAAAACTTCAAGATGGTTTAGTTGAAGTAGTTGATAGAAAAACTTTGGAAAAAACTGAAATAAAAGTTGATGAGGTTACAAACTATCTACTAGAAAAACTTAAATAATATTGAAGCTTATTTGTAACTATATATGGTATAATTGCCAAAAAAATTAGGAGATAAAATGGGAAGTGTTGAGACTGTTTCGGATATGATAGGACTTTATGCTTTAAATGTTGCAATTGCAATTGTAATCTTTATTATAGGAAAATGGTTAGCAAAAAAAATTGCTGATATCACGCAAAAACTTATGCTTAAAAATGATAAGTTTGATAAAACATTGGCAAATTTTTTAGATGACATTATCTACTATGTTTTAATGGTTATTGTTATCTTAACAGCACTAAAACAACTAGGTGTTGATACAACTTCATTTTTTGCAATTTTAGGTGCAGCTGGTCTTGCAATTGGTTTAGCTCTAAAAGACTCTTTAGGAAATTTTGCAGCTGGTGTTATGATTATTCTATTTAGACCATTTAAAGTTGGAGATGTTATCAATGCAGCTGGAGTTACAGGAACTGTTGAAGAGGTATCAATTTTCAATACAATTATGATTACTCCTGATAATCAAAAGATGATTATTCCAAATGGTTCAATTACAAGTGGATCAATAACAAATATTAATGCAAAACCTCAAAGAAGAGTTGATTTGCTTATTGGAATCTCTTATGATGATGATATTAAAAAAGCAAAAGAGATTTTAACTTCTATTGTTGAAGCAGATGAAAGAGTATTAAAAGAGAAAGATATAACAGTAGCTGTATCAGAATTGGCTGACTCTTCTGTAAACTTTGTTGTTAGAGCTTGGGTTAATACTCCTGATTATTGGGCTTTTAAATTTGATTTAACTGAAAATATAAAACTTACATTAGATAAAGAGGGGATAACTATCCCTTATCCTCAACGGGATGTTCATCACTACAACAAAGATTAATATCCCTAAAATTTTAGAGGATATCTTATATGAATTAAAGAGTATTGGTGTTTTGCCAATACTCGTTGGTGGTTGTGTTAGAGACCACATTTTAAATATTCCATCAAAAGATTATGATATTGAACTATATAATATTGACTCTTTAGAGCAAATTGAAGACTCTTTAAAAAAGTTTGGACAGCTCAAAGAGGTTGGCAAATCTTTTGGTGTTCTTCTATTAACAACAAAAGAGTATAGCTTTGATTTTGCCTTAGCAAGAGTCGAAAAAAAAGTTGGAGAGGGGCATAGAGCTTTTGAAGTTATAACCTCTTCAAAACTCTCTTTTATGGAAGCCTCTTTAAGAAGAGATTTTACTATAAACGCAATAGGATATAACTACTTTACAAAAGAGTTTTTAGATCCATACAATGGATTAGAAGATTTAAAAAACGGTATTTTAAAACATATAAAAGATGAAACTTTTATAGAGGATGCACTTAGAGTCTATAGAGCTGTTCAGTTTGTTGGAAGATTTAATCTAACCCTTCATAGTTCAACTTCTAAACTTTGCAAAAAGATGGTTTTAACTAAAGAGTTTGAATCTTTGCCAAAAGAGAGAGTTTTTGAAGAGCTTAAAAAACTATTTTTAAAATCACAAAAACCTTCACTTGGATTAGAGCTTTTAAAAGAGTTAGGTATTTTGAAATATTATAGTGAATTAGAGGCATTGGTTAATTGTGTTCAAGATAAAGAGTTTCATCCCGAAGGTGACGTTTGGGTTCATACTCTACTTAGTATTGATGAGATGGCAAAATTAAAAACTGGAGATGAGTATAAAGACCTTTATCTATTTTTTGCAGTTTTATGCCATGATTTAGGAAAACCCTTTTGCACTAAAGAGATAGATGGAAGAATAACCTCTCATAAGCATGAGACTTTGGGTGTTGAACCAACAATATCTTTTCTACAAAAACTAACAAGAGAGAAAAAATTTATAGAAAAAGTAGTTCCTTTAGTAAAAAATCACTTGGCACCTTTTCAACTTTTTAAAGCTGACTCCTCTTTAAAAGCTGTAAAAAGGTTATCTCTTAAATGTAGTATTGAAGATCTTTGTATAGTTTGTCTTGCAGATTGCAAAGGCAGAAAAATAAAAAATAAAGATAAATGTGATGAGGCTGTAAAATGGCTTTTGGAACATGCAAGGCTAATGAATATTTCCCATGAAGGTGTAAAACCTTTGGTTCAAGGAAGAGATTTAATAAAACTTGGATTTAAACCAAATAAAAAGTTTAAAGAGATTTTGGATTACGCTTTAAACTTACAAATTGAAGATGAACTAGAAAAAGATAAGATATTAGAAGAGATAAAAAAGAGCTTTAAGGTCTAATTATCCCGTTTTCACTCCCATTTACTGAGTGTAAGATTGTAATATCATATCTTTTTGCATAATATTTTAAAAGCAAATTTTGTAGAGTTGGCTCAATAGAAGGGGTAAACCAAGCATTATTTGAAGTTGCTATCATATATTTAATTCCATCTAAATTTTTAAAAAGTGTTTCGCTTGTAGCTTCATAACAAATAGCATTTCTAAATTTGATTCCATTAATCTCAAAATCAGTTGGAGTTTTTGCTTCTTTATAATCTTGAGCTCCATTATAGAAAGTATTATTTATAAAGTCAACCATAAATTTTGGTAAAGGAATCTTCTCTCCAAAAGGAACCAGAACAACTTTTTTGGCAATTTTTGCTTTCATTTTATTAAAATAATAGGTGGTGTTGTAGTAGTTATTATCTTCATAATATAAAGCTCCAACAACTATGTTAATATGTTTTGATAACTCAAAAAGTCTAGTTAAAACAAATTCATCTTTGTTTAAAACAATGGGAAAAGCAGTCTCTGGAAGAATAATCAAATCTTTTTTCTCTTTTATTGCCTCTTCTATTAATCTAAAATTTTCATCAATAACATTTGAAAGATTATCTTTTGCCCATTTTCTATCTTGATTAACATTTATTTGTGGCATTGAGATTTTTAGTTTAGGATTATCTATATACTCTCCACTATTTGTATAGATATAAAGAAGAGGAAGCAAAGCAAAAACTTTCCATTTGGTTTTAAAATTTATAAAAAGAAAAAGAGAGATTAAAACAATTGCAAAAGAGGGTTTGTCTGCTTTAAAATAGCTATTTATAAAGACTAAATCTGGAACAAACCAGTTAAAACCAAAGGGGTGAATATATGAAAAAATAAAAAGAATAGCAGCTTTATAAAAGGTAAATTCAACAATTGAGATAAGAAAGAATAAAAAACCATAAACAAGAGCAAAAGCAAAGGGAACAATAGGTTTTAAGTAAGCTAAATCATAATAAACAAATGAGTTTCCAACCCAATAAAACCAAAAGAGTCCAATAAAAAAACCAGTAAAAAAAAGTGTCTGTTTTTTTGATATTAAAACAAAATATATTCCAAGTAATCCAAGTATGGTATTAAAAAGTTTTGATTCAAGATTAAAATGAGCTAGATATATAAAGGCACTAAAAAATAAAGCTATCATCAAGCCTTTTATTATATAAGTTTTGTTAAAATTGTCGCGTTTTACTAAAAACATAGAATAATCTCTTTTAAAAGGAAATCTAATGCAAGGTTCAAGTGCAGATTTAATAAGCTCATTATTACCTCTAGTGGCGTTATTCGCAATTTTTTATTTTTTAATCATAAGACCGCAACAAAAACAAGCTAAACAGCATAAGCAAATGATTGCAGAATTAAAAAAAAGTGACAAAATTGTAACAAATGGTGGCTTAATGGTAGAAATTACTAAAGTCGAAGATGAATTTTTATTAGTTAAAAACCATGATGGAAGCGAGATGAAGCTTGCAAAAGAGTTTGTCGCTAAACTATTAGACTAAATGAAATTTTAAAACATGTATCCTTACATGTTTTAACTTTCTATGTTTTATACACTCACACCTAAGGACTAAGATTGAAAATCTTTAATTATAGACTAATTATTTTTATGCTGAGTATTATTTTTGGAGTTGCATTCTCTATCCCCTCTTTTTTACAAACTGATTCTGGTAAAAAAATCTCTTTGGGACTTGATTTGCAAGGTGGATTACATATGCTTCTTGGAGTAAAAACTGAAGAAGCCGTAACATCAAAAGTAAAATCAGTTGCTACCTCTATAAAATATTTTGCAGAGGATGAAGAGATTTTAATAGATGAATTATCTATTAAAGATGGAAGTGTTCAATTTACTGTTTTAGATAAAGATGAACTGCCAAAAGTTGACACAATGCTTGAGAACATAAAAGGACTTAAAGTAACAAAAGAGAACTTAAACTATAACGTTACTTTAACAGAAGCAGAAAAAGTTACAACAAAAGATTTAGCTGTTGCACAAGCTGTTGAAACTATTAGAAATAGACTTGACCAGTTTGGTTTAGCTGAGCCTACTGTTATTAGACAAGGTGAA comes from the Halarcobacter ebronensis genome and includes:
- a CDS encoding proline--tRNA ligase; protein product: MKFSQMFIPTTKETPSDATLPSHQFLIRAGFILQTGAGIYDYMPLGKIVLDKIRAVVKEEMDKSGANEVQFGFVTPLSFWEESGRATAMGAELLKFKDRKGMGFVLSPTNEEAVVNMVKNRITSYKDLPINLYQIYTKFRDEARPRFGLMRGREFLMKDAYSFHASHEDLVREFNLMEQTYKNVYNRLGLDYRVVSADSGAIGGSGSKEFMVLANSGEDTLVICPSCEYGANIEAAVRKPNKKEPLETVSLEKVKTPNCKTIAEVSDFLKADAFYSMKAVMKKAVYENSSEVVLFFVRGVDELEETKACNAVAALSLEDASEEEVKAAGLVPGYCGIIDLPENIKVFVDNELKEDNNLVCGANEENYHYKGVDLTSLQNLNFADLIAVQEGDTCSCCGGKLEYKKGIEAGHIFQLGTKYSQAMDAKFLDSNGKAQPFVMGCYGIGVSRLVAAVIEQNHDEKGCIWTKETAPFLVDIIVSNAKNEDELAEGMKIYNSLKASGVEVLIDDRIQQRFGFKMSDFELIGFPYAVVVGKKLQDGLVEVVDRKTLEKTEIKVDEVTNYLLEKLK
- a CDS encoding mechanosensitive ion channel family protein translates to MGSVETVSDMIGLYALNVAIAIVIFIIGKWLAKKIADITQKLMLKNDKFDKTLANFLDDIIYYVLMVIVILTALKQLGVDTTSFFAILGAAGLAIGLALKDSLGNFAAGVMIILFRPFKVGDVINAAGVTGTVEEVSIFNTIMITPDNQKMIIPNGSITSGSITNINAKPQRRVDLLIGISYDDDIKKAKEILTSIVEADERVLKEKDITVAVSELADSSVNFVVRAWVNTPDYWAFKFDLTENIKLTLDKEGITIPYPQRDVHHYNKD
- a CDS encoding CCA tRNA nucleotidyltransferase; amino-acid sequence: MFITTTKINIPKILEDILYELKSIGVLPILVGGCVRDHILNIPSKDYDIELYNIDSLEQIEDSLKKFGQLKEVGKSFGVLLLTTKEYSFDFALARVEKKVGEGHRAFEVITSSKLSFMEASLRRDFTINAIGYNYFTKEFLDPYNGLEDLKNGILKHIKDETFIEDALRVYRAVQFVGRFNLTLHSSTSKLCKKMVLTKEFESLPKERVFEELKKLFLKSQKPSLGLELLKELGILKYYSELEALVNCVQDKEFHPEGDVWVHTLLSIDEMAKLKTGDEYKDLYLFFAVLCHDLGKPFCTKEIDGRITSHKHETLGVEPTISFLQKLTREKKFIEKVVPLVKNHLAPFQLFKADSSLKAVKRLSLKCSIEDLCIVCLADCKGRKIKNKDKCDEAVKWLLEHARLMNISHEGVKPLVQGRDLIKLGFKPNKKFKEILDYALNLQIEDELEKDKILEEIKKSFKV
- a CDS encoding apolipoprotein N-acyltransferase, with amino-acid sequence MIALFFSAFIYLAHFNLESKLFNTILGLLGIYFVLISKKQTLFFTGFFIGLFWFYWVGNSFVYYDLAYLKPIVPFAFALVYGFLFFLISIVEFTFYKAAILFIFSYIHPFGFNWFVPDLVFINSYFKADKPSFAIVLISLFLFINFKTKWKVFALLPLLYIYTNSGEYIDNPKLKISMPQINVNQDRKWAKDNLSNVIDENFRLIEEAIKEKKDLIILPETAFPIVLNKDEFVLTRLFELSKHINIVVGALYYEDNNYYNTTYYFNKMKAKIAKKVVLVPFGEKIPLPKFMVDFINNTFYNGAQDYKEAKTPTDFEINGIKFRNAICYEATSETLFKNLDGIKYMIATSNNAWFTPSIEPTLQNLLLKYYAKRYDITILHSVNGSENGIIRP
- the yajC gene encoding preprotein translocase subunit YajC, whose translation is MQGSSADLISSLLPLVALFAIFYFLIIRPQQKQAKQHKQMIAELKKSDKIVTNGGLMVEITKVEDEFLLVKNHDGSEMKLAKEFVAKLLD